Proteins encoded in a region of the Cataglyphis hispanica isolate Lineage 1 chromosome 14, ULB_Chis1_1.0, whole genome shotgun sequence genome:
- the LOC126854796 gene encoding autophagy-related protein 13 homolog isoform X3: MRPRSFIHYTLCTMSTQLSMQDKKDLEKFTKYLALRAAQIIVQSRSGQKVNTTCKPDSSAGDWVKFNLAIKELPEVSVDAKRALCGEIVSSSVPLCIEISLKTIEGDKMVLETWSLGVLPEQSDPTVRVTYTVYNRMGILLKSLLSVSRTAPAYKLSRRQGPDSYTMCYRIYMGEPQLHNLGDNYKHMRVGQLCTPVGTIHLSVSYRTKMTISPTHKERDSIMLKSDHFHSDLSPRHARYQQSEETSKSLSDTIKVGAFVINKPVIVNEEDLVIPDVPFSSLLTPKQTSPPPVSLMNPPNTKTATATDSNNGNNEKLNNDNTTSKCASQNGSRRSSCSMTSANDDFIMKTPFAVTNTNSDVGAFYRDCQSAPQLQAFMEERTLAEQLGDLTKQLETFETNMHHYEDILSSLCQTENNN; the protein is encoded by the exons ATGAGGCCTCGGTCATTTATACATTACACATTGTGTACAATGTCAACGCAGTTAAGCATGCAAGATAAGAAAGATTTGGAGAAGTTCACGAAATATTTGGCGCTGAGAGCCGCCCAAATCATAGTGCAATCAAGGTCGGGCCAGAAAGTCAATACCACATGTAAACCGGACTCCTCCGCCGGCGATTGGGTAAAA tttaatctGGCAATAAAAGAGCTACCGGAGGTCTCGGTTGATGCTAAGAGAGCGTTGTGCGGAGAAATAGTTAGTTCATCTGTACCTCTCTGTATAGAAATTTCTCTGAAAACGATAGAGGGTGACAAGATGGTTCTAGAGACTTGGAGTCTTGGTGTTTTGCCAGAGCAAAGTGATCCAACTGTGCGAGTAACATATACTGTGTATAACAGAATgggaattttgttaaaatcctTGCTCTCTGTGTCAAGAACTGCGCCAGCTTACAAACTAAGCAGGCGTCAAGGGCCTGATTCTTATACTATGTGCTACCGAATATACATGGGAGAGCCTCAGTTACACAATTtag gtgataattataaacatatgagAGTGGGTCAATTGTGTACTCCAGTAGGTACCATACATTTGTCAGTCTCTTACAGAACAAAAATGACCATATCACCCACTCACAAGGAACGAGATTCTATTATGCTTAAGAGCGATCATTTTCATTCAGATTTAAGTCCACGTCATGCACGATATCAGCAGAG TGAGGAAACATCAAAGTCCCTCAGTGATACTATCAAAGTTGGTGCATTTGTGATAAACAAACCTGTAATTGTTAACGAGGAGGATCTTGTGATACCAGACGTACCATTCAGTTCCTTATTGACACCAAAACAAACGTCACCTCCTCCAGTATCACTAATGAATCCTCCAAATACAAAGACTGCAACGGCAACTGATAGCAACAACGGAAATAACGAAAAActcaataatgataatacgACTTCAAAATGCGCCTCCCAAAACGGATCTAGAAGGAGTAGTTGTTCAATGACTAGTGCCAACGATGATTTTATTATG AAAACACCTTTTGCCGTCACGAATACTAATAGCGATGTAGGAGCGTTTTATCGTGATTGTCAAAGTGCCCCGCAATTACAAGCTTTCATGGAAGAAAGAACGCTTGCGGAGCAATTGGGAGATCTTACTAAACAATTGGAAACATTTGAAACCAATATGCATCATTACGAAGATATTTTGTCGTCATTGTGTCaaactgaaaataataattaa
- the LOC126854787 gene encoding glucose-6-phosphate isomerase has product MKPKTDLITEPAWNELQQYFNSNGSKINIYNMFQQDPKRFEKFSLELPTPQDGPILLDYSKNRINEEVLRLLFNLARAREVEAARNAMFTGEKINFTENRAVLHIALRNRDYTPILVDGKDVMPDVNAVLEHMKNFTNEVLTKKWKGFTDKPIEDVVNIGIGGSDLGPLMVTEALKAYSIGPRVHFVSNIDGTHIVETLKKLNPETTLFIIASKTFTTQETITNATTAKTWLLKALKGEAAVARHFVALSTNGQKVKEFGIDVKNMFGFWDWVGGRYSLWSAIGLSICLSIGFDNFEKLLSGAHFMDQHFCTAPLEKNAPVILALLGIWYHNFYKAETHALLPYDQYLHRFAAYFQQGDMESNGKYVTRSGKTVNYSTGPIVWGEPGTNGQHAFYQLLHQGTRLVPADFIIPVQTQNQIPPHHTILLANFLAQTEALMKGKNENEARAELQKSGLSAEKVDSLLPHKIFEGNKPTNSIVVKKLTPFVLGALIAMYEHKIFVQGVIWDINSYDQWGVELGKQLAKAIEPELATAETITTHDSSTNGLIAFAKRYKA; this is encoded by the exons atgaaaCCCAAGACGGATTTAATAACCGAACCTGCGTGGAATGAACtgcaacaatattttaacagcAATGGCTCGaagattaacatatataatatgtttcagCAAGATCCTAAACGTTTCGAAAAATTTAG CTTGGAACTCCCTACTCCGCAAGATGGGCCAATTTTGTTAGATTATTCCAAGAACAGGATTAATGAAGAAGTACTTAGATTATTATTCAACTTG GCTCGTGCACGGGAAGTAGAAGCTGCAAGAAATGCTATGTTTACAGGTGAAAAGATCAATTTCACAGAGAATAGAGCAGTTCTGCACATTGCTTTGCGTAACAGAGACTATACACCGATATTAGTAGATGGAAAGGACGTGATGCCTGATGTTAATGCAGTGTTGgaacatatgaaaaatttcacgaaTGAG GTATTGACAAAAAAGTGGAAAGGATTTACAGATAAACCTATTGAAGATGTTGTTAATATTGGAATTGGTGGCTCTGATTTA gGTCCACTTATGGTTACCGAAGCTTTAAAAGCATATAGCATTGGACCCAGAGTTCACTTTGTTAGTAACATTGATGGCACTCATATAGTTGAAActcttaagaaattaaatccagaaactactttatttataatagcttCCAAGACATTTACTACACAAGAAACTATAACAAATGCAACTACTGCCAAAACATGGCTTTTGAAAGCATTGAAAGGT gAAGCTGCAGTAGCCCGTCATTTTGTAGCACTTTCGACAAACGGACAAAAAGTTAAAGAATTTGGTATTgatgtgaaaaatatgtttggcTTCTGGGATTGGGTTGGCGGACGTTATTCACTATGGTCAGCTATTGGCTTATCAATTTGTTTGTCAATtggttttgataattttgaaaagcttCTAAGTGGTGCACATTTTATGGATCAACATTTTTGCACAGCGCCATTGGAAAAAAAC GCACCTGTCATATTAGCTTTGCTTGGCATATGGTATCACAACTTTTATAAGGCAGAAACACATGCATTGTTACCATATGATCAATATCTCCATAGATTTGCCGCTTATTTCCAACAAGGTGACATGGAAAGTAACGGGAAATATGTTACTCGTTCCGGAAAGACTGTAAATTATTCTACTG GACCCATTGTATGGGGGGAACCAGGCACTAACGGACAACATGCATTTTATCAATTGTTACACCAGGGTACAAGACTTGTACCAGCAGATTTCATAATACCTGTTCAAACTCAAAATCAG atTCCTCCACACCATACGATTTTACTTGCTAACTTTTTAGCGCAAACTGAAGCTTTAATGAAAGGCAAAAATGAGAACGAAGCTCGAGCGGAGTTGCAAAAGTCAGGATTGAGCGCCGAAAAAGTAGATTCACTCTTACCACATAAGATATTTGAGGGAAATAAACCAACAAATAGCATTGTGGTAAAGAAATTAACACCTTTTGTTCTTGGTGCTTTGATTG CAATGTatgaacataaaatttttgtgcaagGCGTTATCTgggatattaattcttatgacCAATGGGG TGTGGAATTGGGAAAACAGTTAGCTAAAGCGATTGAACCAGAGCTGGCAACCGCAGAAACTATCACAACGCACGACTCGTCAACTAATGGCTTGATAGCATTCGCTAAACGTTATAAAgcctaa
- the LOC126854796 gene encoding autophagy-related protein 13 homolog isoform X1, which yields MRPRSFIHYTLCTMSTQLSMQDKKDLEKFTKYLALRAAQIIVQSRSGQKVNTTCKPDSSAGDWVKFNLAIKELPEVSVDAKRALCGEIVSSSVPLCIEISLKTIEGDKMVLETWSLGVLPEQSDPTVRVTYTVYNRMGILLKSLLSVSRTAPAYKLSRRQGPDSYTMCYRIYMGEPQLHNLGDNYKHMRVGQLCTPVGTIHLSVSYRTKMTISPTHKERDSIMLKSDHFHSDLSPRHARYQQSEETSKSLSDTIKVGAFVINKPVIVNEEDLVIPDVPFSSLLTPKQTSPPPVSLMNPPNTKTATATDSNNGNNEKLNNDNTTSKCASQNGSRRSSCSMTSANDDFIMVDLKTPFAVTNTNSDVGAFYRDCQSAPQLQAFMEERTLAEQLGDLTKQLETFETNMHHYEDILSSLCQTENNN from the exons ATGAGGCCTCGGTCATTTATACATTACACATTGTGTACAATGTCAACGCAGTTAAGCATGCAAGATAAGAAAGATTTGGAGAAGTTCACGAAATATTTGGCGCTGAGAGCCGCCCAAATCATAGTGCAATCAAGGTCGGGCCAGAAAGTCAATACCACATGTAAACCGGACTCCTCCGCCGGCGATTGGGTAAAA tttaatctGGCAATAAAAGAGCTACCGGAGGTCTCGGTTGATGCTAAGAGAGCGTTGTGCGGAGAAATAGTTAGTTCATCTGTACCTCTCTGTATAGAAATTTCTCTGAAAACGATAGAGGGTGACAAGATGGTTCTAGAGACTTGGAGTCTTGGTGTTTTGCCAGAGCAAAGTGATCCAACTGTGCGAGTAACATATACTGTGTATAACAGAATgggaattttgttaaaatcctTGCTCTCTGTGTCAAGAACTGCGCCAGCTTACAAACTAAGCAGGCGTCAAGGGCCTGATTCTTATACTATGTGCTACCGAATATACATGGGAGAGCCTCAGTTACACAATTtag gtgataattataaacatatgagAGTGGGTCAATTGTGTACTCCAGTAGGTACCATACATTTGTCAGTCTCTTACAGAACAAAAATGACCATATCACCCACTCACAAGGAACGAGATTCTATTATGCTTAAGAGCGATCATTTTCATTCAGATTTAAGTCCACGTCATGCACGATATCAGCAGAG TGAGGAAACATCAAAGTCCCTCAGTGATACTATCAAAGTTGGTGCATTTGTGATAAACAAACCTGTAATTGTTAACGAGGAGGATCTTGTGATACCAGACGTACCATTCAGTTCCTTATTGACACCAAAACAAACGTCACCTCCTCCAGTATCACTAATGAATCCTCCAAATACAAAGACTGCAACGGCAACTGATAGCAACAACGGAAATAACGAAAAActcaataatgataatacgACTTCAAAATGCGCCTCCCAAAACGGATCTAGAAGGAGTAGTTGTTCAATGACTAGTGCCAACGATGATTTTATTATGGTAGATTTG AAAACACCTTTTGCCGTCACGAATACTAATAGCGATGTAGGAGCGTTTTATCGTGATTGTCAAAGTGCCCCGCAATTACAAGCTTTCATGGAAGAAAGAACGCTTGCGGAGCAATTGGGAGATCTTACTAAACAATTGGAAACATTTGAAACCAATATGCATCATTACGAAGATATTTTGTCGTCATTGTGTCaaactgaaaataataattaa
- the LOC126854796 gene encoding autophagy-related protein 13 homolog isoform X2: MRPRSFIHYTLCTMSTQLSMQDKKDLEKFTKYLALRAAQIIVQSRSGQKVNTTCKPDSSAGDWFNLAIKELPEVSVDAKRALCGEIVSSSVPLCIEISLKTIEGDKMVLETWSLGVLPEQSDPTVRVTYTVYNRMGILLKSLLSVSRTAPAYKLSRRQGPDSYTMCYRIYMGEPQLHNLGDNYKHMRVGQLCTPVGTIHLSVSYRTKMTISPTHKERDSIMLKSDHFHSDLSPRHARYQQSEETSKSLSDTIKVGAFVINKPVIVNEEDLVIPDVPFSSLLTPKQTSPPPVSLMNPPNTKTATATDSNNGNNEKLNNDNTTSKCASQNGSRRSSCSMTSANDDFIMVDLKTPFAVTNTNSDVGAFYRDCQSAPQLQAFMEERTLAEQLGDLTKQLETFETNMHHYEDILSSLCQTENNN; encoded by the exons ATGAGGCCTCGGTCATTTATACATTACACATTGTGTACAATGTCAACGCAGTTAAGCATGCAAGATAAGAAAGATTTGGAGAAGTTCACGAAATATTTGGCGCTGAGAGCCGCCCAAATCATAGTGCAATCAAGGTCGGGCCAGAAAGTCAATACCACATGTAAACCGGACTCCTCCGCCGGCGATTGG tttaatctGGCAATAAAAGAGCTACCGGAGGTCTCGGTTGATGCTAAGAGAGCGTTGTGCGGAGAAATAGTTAGTTCATCTGTACCTCTCTGTATAGAAATTTCTCTGAAAACGATAGAGGGTGACAAGATGGTTCTAGAGACTTGGAGTCTTGGTGTTTTGCCAGAGCAAAGTGATCCAACTGTGCGAGTAACATATACTGTGTATAACAGAATgggaattttgttaaaatcctTGCTCTCTGTGTCAAGAACTGCGCCAGCTTACAAACTAAGCAGGCGTCAAGGGCCTGATTCTTATACTATGTGCTACCGAATATACATGGGAGAGCCTCAGTTACACAATTtag gtgataattataaacatatgagAGTGGGTCAATTGTGTACTCCAGTAGGTACCATACATTTGTCAGTCTCTTACAGAACAAAAATGACCATATCACCCACTCACAAGGAACGAGATTCTATTATGCTTAAGAGCGATCATTTTCATTCAGATTTAAGTCCACGTCATGCACGATATCAGCAGAG TGAGGAAACATCAAAGTCCCTCAGTGATACTATCAAAGTTGGTGCATTTGTGATAAACAAACCTGTAATTGTTAACGAGGAGGATCTTGTGATACCAGACGTACCATTCAGTTCCTTATTGACACCAAAACAAACGTCACCTCCTCCAGTATCACTAATGAATCCTCCAAATACAAAGACTGCAACGGCAACTGATAGCAACAACGGAAATAACGAAAAActcaataatgataatacgACTTCAAAATGCGCCTCCCAAAACGGATCTAGAAGGAGTAGTTGTTCAATGACTAGTGCCAACGATGATTTTATTATGGTAGATTTG AAAACACCTTTTGCCGTCACGAATACTAATAGCGATGTAGGAGCGTTTTATCGTGATTGTCAAAGTGCCCCGCAATTACAAGCTTTCATGGAAGAAAGAACGCTTGCGGAGCAATTGGGAGATCTTACTAAACAATTGGAAACATTTGAAACCAATATGCATCATTACGAAGATATTTTGTCGTCATTGTGTCaaactgaaaataataattaa
- the LOC126854794 gene encoding synaptotagmin-4: MVGGVTEGGPLIRPVEPVSTATLVTLCLGAAFLLCAVAMTWWLCRRRREHTKLSSDKSLAFRPPHRKPTAVKSPGSTSHYLKKSPSPTGPAKSPPGSGGQTPSPTGSQSSNAASQPRTPQGAGTPVQTPPVEVTVSIENERDKAELENNEKVERDKNQTAENNKDNLGQLFFKLRYRSEQNTLAVTVVKCKGLPARGQQNATSDPYVKLQLLPDKQHHVKTRVLRNTRDPVYDEDFTFFGISQSQLQKISLHFIVLSFDRYSRDDIIGELTCALSSVPGLEDADNQEISLCRKIYPRSLKIQSQGRGELLVSLCWQPVTSRLTVVVLKARNLPKMDVTGLADPYVKIYLLYNQQRIAKKKTHVKKRTLSPVFNESFVFDIPNGADGLNNVSLEFMLLDWDRVTKNEVIGRLEFGGPKCQGSAVNHWKEVCSSPRRQIADWHKLRE; encoded by the exons ATGGTCGGTGGAGTGACGGAGGGTGGACCCCTCATTCGACCTGTCGAGCCTG TCTCGACGGCGACGCTGGTGACGCTATGTCTCGGCGCCGCTTTCTTATTATGCGCCGTCGCGATGACCTGGTGGCTCTGCCGACGGCGCCGCGAACACACCAAGCTAAGCTCCGACAAGTCCCTGGCGTTCAGACCGCCGCACCGGAAACCGACGGCGGTTAAGAGTCCCGGTAGCACGAGTCACTACTTGAAAAAGAGTCCATCGCCGACGGGACCGGCCAAGAGTCCGCCCGGCTCCGGCGGACAAACGCCGAGCCCGACCGGATCTCAGTCCTCGAATGCCGCATCTCAGCCCAGAACGCCGCAGGGCGCAG GTACGCCGGTACAGACGCCTCCCGTCGAAGTTACTGTAAGTATAGAAAATGAGCGCGACAAGGCTGAGctggaaaataatgaaaaggtTGAGCGCGATAAGAATCAAACGGCGGAGAATAACAAGGATAATTTGGGCCAGCTGTTTTTCAAGCTGCGATATCGAAGCGAACAGAACACGCTGGCGGTGACGGTGGTGAAATGCAAAGGGTTGCCCGCCAGGGGCCAGCAGAACGCGACCAGCGATCCTTATGTGAAGCTGCAATTGCTGCCCGACAAACAGCATCATGTAAAAACTAGAGTCCTCAGAAACACTAGAGATCCGGTGTACGATGAGGATTTTACGTTTTTCGGCATATCACAGAGTCAACTTCAG AAAATTAGCTTACACTTCATCGTGTTGAGTTTCGACAGATATTCTCGCGACGATATTATCGGAGAACTGACATGTGCTTTATCATCAGTGCCCGGTTTAGAAGACGCGGATAATCAGGAGATATCTCTCTGTCGAAAAATATACCCTAGAAGTTTGAAg ATACAGTCGCAAGGAAGAGGAGAATTGCTGGTATCGCTTTGCTGGCAACCAGTCACAAGCCGCCTGACAGTGGTGGTATTAAAAGCGCGAAATCTGCCCAAGATGGACGTGACTGGACTCGCTGATCCGTACGTGAAGATTTATCTTCTATACAATCAGCAACGTATCGCCAAGAAGAAGACGCACGTGAAGAAACGCACGCTCAGTCCGGTGTTCAATGAGTCCTTCGTTTTCGATATACCGAACGGCGCGGACGGGCTCAACAACGTCAGCCTCGAGTTCATGCTACTGGACTGGGATCGAGTTACGAAAAACGAG GTAATTGGCCGGCTAGAATTTGGTGGACCAAAATGTCAAGGTTCCGCTGTGAACCATTGGAAGGAGGTATGCAGCTCACCGCGACGACAGATAGCCGATTGGCACAAACTGCGGGAGTAA
- the LOC126854793 gene encoding dolichol kinase yields the protein MEMVIAQYKHLEERILQNIKRNGIQHRSNANSGLWLGILVGLSAAITILREENSYSEICLCVGTAGFGLLLCSICLYIRLSIEKVVAKDFHAIYFLPAIVTSLLFLFVANKGLLMSVVWGLTVGSLGTWSVLQLMSAFPYCFTMGEATAVMHSFVLFLMSAVTNLPLRYHLPPIHDNDISTVVLQVGILYVVLVCLLCGYFPILRSTKYFYLMTINLICFIVLPILYIILDQNPVMWIISFVFSSNERIMIILYWAICLLLSVFTILYQILSKNQATTSTRKYFHILAVFVYIPGMIYDPSFLYLASGVIFALFVIIEVIRFLNVPPLGGILQQGFATFADEKDSLLSLTPIYLLCGLSFPLWMPTNNLTLMVLLSGVLTVGIGDTAASFVGSKWGLHKWLGTQKSIEGTVACIFFQVCVIFGLTYCGFMDNHWLLLRSILAIISISLIEGRTNQMDNLALPLLMYVCLMI from the exons atggagaTGGTAATCGCACAATATAAACATCTTGAGGAGAGGATATTACAAAACATCAAACGCAACGGCATACAACACCG atcAAATGCGAATAGTGGATTATGGTTGGGTATCTTGGTCGGTTTAAGTGCCGCAATTACAATATTGAGGGAAGAGAACAGCTACTCTGAGATATGTCTATGCGTTGGGACTGCAGGCTTTGGTCTTCTTCTCTGTTCCATCTGCCTTTACATTCGGCTTTCGATAGAGAAGGTTGTGGCAAAAGATTTTCACGCCATATATTTTCTGCCTGCGATTGTGACATCTCTGCTTTTTCTATTTGTGGCTAACAAAG GACTGCTAATGAGTGTCGTGTGGGGTTTAACTGTCGGAAGTCTGGGCACATGGAGTGTCCTGCAACTAATGTCAGCTTTTCCATATTGCTTCACTATGGGAGAGGCAACAGCGGTTATGCatagttttgttttatttttgatgtcAGCCGTTACCAATTTACCCTTGCGATATCATTTACCTCCAATTCATGACAATGACATCAGCACAGTTGTGTTGCAG GTTGGAATATTGTATGTAGTGTTGGTTTGTCTCCTGTGTGGGTATTTTCCTATCCTGCGTAGTacgaaatacttttatttaatgacaATCAACCTCATATGTTTTATAGTTCTTCCAATACTTTACATTATTCTTGATCAAAACCCAGTAATGTggataatttcttttgttttcagCAGTAATGAAAGG attatgataattttatattgggCAATATGTCTTTTGCTAAGTGtctttacaattttgtatcagatattatcaaaaaaccAAGCTACAACCTCgactagaaaatattttcatatattagcGGTATTTGTATATATCCCTGGCATGATATACGATCcgtcatttttatatcttgctaGTGGCgtgatatttgcattatttgtcATTATTGAG gTAATCCGATTTTTGAACGTCCCACCTTTGGGAGGAATTTTACAACAAGGATTTGCTACATTTGCCGATGAAAAGGATTCTTTGCTCTCATTGACacctatatatttactttgtgGTCTATCGTTTCCTCTTTGGATGCcaactaataatttaacacTTATGGTATTACTCAGTGGTGTGTTAACAGTAGGAATTGGTGATACCGCTGCTAGCTTTGTTGGTAGCAAATGGGGTTTGCACAAATGGTTGGGCACACAGAAAAGTATAGAAGGCACTGTTGCGTGCATATTTTTCCAAGTTTGCGTTATATTCGGTCTAACATATTGCG gTTTTATGGACAATCACTGGTTATTGCTGAGAAGCATTCTGGCGATTATATCAATATCGTTGATCGAAGGACGCACAAATCAAATGGACAATCTGGCTCTGCcattattaatgtatgtgtgtttgaTGATATAA